The genomic DNA ATAATAATCTTTATATTTCAACCATTTAATTAAAATATTCTAGTTCTTATGACATATTTTTTAATATACTCAATATATATTCTTTAAACTTATTTAGTTTTCACTTAAAACAATATTTCTGCCAATTCTATTTTTCATTCTATAGTGAGTAATTACAGTAAATATTCCACTTCCAATCAGAATCAAATAGTACATAAATCCACCATATAAAAATACTGCATATCCCATCAAAGGTTGAGGGAATACTGATTTGAATATAGTGAAAAAGGCTAATTCATTAGCTCCTACATTCCCAGGTGTTGGTATTGGAGATATTGCCATATATAAAAATGCTTGTAATGTCAGTATATAAATATAGCTATAACCTTGTAAATTAAATGCTTTATATATCCAAAATGAAACACTAAAGTAAGCACTTAATTGAATAAAAGTTACTATTATAGTTGAAATTAATACCTTTTTATTCTTTGCAAAAAAATTTATTGCTTTACTATAATCATCTATAAAACTTTCTATGGATTCGATCTTATTATCTAAAAATTTTAAAAACTTAATTTTTGATAAATGCTTTATAGTAATTCTCATAAAATATTTTATTTTTTTAGGATTTAAAATAACTAATATTATCATAATTAAGACAAATGAATTAATGGCTATCCCTAGAAACACTAGAGGCATAATCATTTTCATTTGTTTTTCTAACATAGCAAAATTCATTAAAACAAGTATTGTACAATAAAAAGTAACTACTATTTGGAAGATAATAGACTTATTGGTAACAACTGCACTTGCCTTACTAAGTGGCATTTTACATTTTTTAAGTACATATATCTGTACTGGTTGGCTTCCTGAAGCAAAAGGAGTTATTAAATTATAATAAAATCCCATAATGGCTAGCTTAAAACCAATAAATCTAATATTAACTTTGTGAGTGCTTTCTATAATTATCTTCATTACTACTCCTTCAAGCATTATGTGACACATTATTGCCAAAGCACCTATGAATAAAAACTTCTTATCTACCATAACCATAACATTTGATAGCATTTTAATATCCAATGTTTTAAACACTAGGTAAATTGTTATACCTATTAACAAAAATAAAAATGTATACTGTAGTAAACTCTTTCTAATATTCTTTAGTCTATCCATTAGAAATAACCATCCTTTGCTCAAGATTTATACTAAATACTATATTATTAGTATACACTATGAATCTTAATATTTTATAACAAAATACCTTACAATTTTGTCATTTACAAAAAATATTAATCTATAAATTAAATTTTAATATATAGATTAATATTTTACAAACATTTTGTAGATATATATAATATTTTCACTAAACAACACTTATACTTATTACACCCATTTATACCCTATCCCCCATACAGTTTCTATTGTATAAATATCATATTGTTTTAATTTGCTTCGTATATTTTTTATATGCTCTGTGATAGTACTTATATCACTTTCTCCATCAAAACCATATACCGACTCATATATTCTTTCTTTTGAAAATACTTGTCCCTTATTTTTTGCTAGAAATTCACATATTAGATATTCACTTTTAGTAAAATTAATTTTTTTACCATCAATTGAAACTTCTTTGCCTAAAAAGTTAAATTGAACATTTGAGATAGTTAATAAATTCTTTTTTTCTCTACTTTCTCGCCTTAAATGAGCAGTTATCCTAGCCCTTAATTCTCCTACACCAAAAGGTTTGGTTATATAGTCATCTGCACCTATACCAAGACCGTACATAATATCACTTTCCATATTTTTTGCTGTCAAAAACAGTATTGGACAATCAACCTTATTTCTTATAGTTTTACATACTTCAAAACCATCCATCTTAGGCATCATAACATCTAATATTATTAGATTAAAATAATTAAAATCCATGTTCATAGCCTTTTCTACATCACTAATTACCTTTACTTCATGTCCATCTCTTTTCAACACATTTTCAATCAACTTTAACATATCTAACTCATCATCTACTACTAATATCTTAGACATAATAACTCCTCCATTTATCCATCTAATAGCATTCTAATTTATATATTTAATAATATCTTTAAAATTCACATTAACCATAATACTCTCATATTATAGCTTACAATAATTAATTACTATTTTACAAATAAAATATTTTAGATACAAAAACTTTATATTTCAAAAACTTTATATTCATTTTACACGTATTTACTTAAATATAAAAATTTATTTAACAATTTATTATTGTAATATTT from Clostridioides difficile ATCC 9689 = DSM 1296 includes the following:
- the cprR gene encoding two-component system response regulator CprR, coding for MSKILVVDDELDMLKLIENVLKRDGHEVKVISDVEKAMNMDFNYFNLIILDVMMPKMDGFEVCKTIRNKVDCPILFLTAKNMESDIMYGLGIGADDYITKPFGVGELRARITAHLRRESREKKNLLTISNVQFNFLGKEVSIDGKKINFTKSEYLICEFLAKNKGQVFSKERIYESVYGFDGESDISTITEHIKNIRSKLKQYDIYTIETVWGIGYKWV
- a CDS encoding lysylphosphatidylglycerol synthase transmembrane domain-containing protein gives rise to the protein MDRLKNIRKSLLQYTFLFLLIGITIYLVFKTLDIKMLSNVMVMVDKKFLFIGALAIMCHIMLEGVVMKIIIESTHKVNIRFIGFKLAIMGFYYNLITPFASGSQPVQIYVLKKCKMPLSKASAVVTNKSIIFQIVVTFYCTILVLMNFAMLEKQMKMIMPLVFLGIAINSFVLIMIILVILNPKKIKYFMRITIKHLSKIKFLKFLDNKIESIESFIDDYSKAINFFAKNKKVLISTIIVTFIQLSAYFSVSFWIYKAFNLQGYSYIYILTLQAFLYMAISPIPTPGNVGANELAFFTIFKSVFPQPLMGYAVFLYGGFMYYLILIGSGIFTVITHYRMKNRIGRNIVLSEN